TACCAGATGCCCGGCGAAGGCGGGATGGGTTGCTGTTTGAAGCGGCGCAGCGCCTCAATGAAATAGTAGTCCCCATAGGAGAGGCTCACATCCACCTCTTGGCCCGCCGGGTAATGGCCTACACCATGCAGCAGAATACCGGGGCTGTTGGTACCAGCGGCCAGATAAGCCGGCGAGCTGAGCGAATCGAGCATCCGCATGGCGGCATTCCAGTACTGGCTCTGCTTGCTCGCATCTGGGACGTAGTTCGTCAGTTCCAGCAATGCCGAGGCGACGGCCGCAGCAGCAGAGGAATCCTTGAGCATCTGGCTGGCAGGAGCATCGAAGTCCCAGGGGGGAATACCGTCCGCGGGTAACCGGCTCAGGTAATAGTCCGTTACCTTCTGGGCCGCTTCCAACATTCTCGGATCCCGTGTGTACCGGTAGACAAGGGTGTATCCATACACCGCCCAGGCTTGTCCTCGGGTCCAAGTCGATGCATTCGAATATCCCTGATAGGTACCCTGAAAGCGAAGGGTCCCCGTGCTCCGCACGTAGTCCGCGACGTGGAAGGTGCTTCCGTCCGGACGAACCACGTCACTCAGGGTACGCAGCGCATGATTGACGGCCATGTCCCGCCAACCTGCCTGCCCGCCGTTCTCGGCGCCCCAGAGCAACAGTTCCAGGTTCATCATCGTGTCGACGACCAGTGGAAGTTGCCAGTCCGGGTTCCAGTCACAGCAGCTGATGATGCCCACGCGCGGGTTGTAACGGGAGGCCAGCGCCCCAGCGGCCGTCAACAACACTTGCCGGTAGTAGTCATCTCCCGTCAGCTGGTACGCCAGTGCGTAGCTGGGAATGAATTTGAACCCCAGGTCATGCGACAGCATGTTGCTCTTCTGTCCCTCCAAGTTGCGCGTCCATGCATCCGCGCGCATCCGCCAAGTGGCAAGCCCCGTCTGCTGGTACATGTACCAGAGCTCTCCGGGGAAGAAACCCTGCGTCCAACCCAGCAGATCCGTGGCGGAAATGAGCCGCCACGTCCCATTTGGCAGGGAGTTCTTGGGATACTGATTCGTGGGGATTTGTGAAGCCGTCTGAACCAACTGCTGCTGCGCGAACAGCATGGCGCGGTCTGCTGCCACCTCGTCGAAAGCGCTCGCCGCCCCTGCCCCCAGTACACACCACAGGCCCAACACGGCCAATAACCCGCTTCGACCCCGATCCCCACCCGCCATCCTCAACACCTTCCTCTCATGGAAGGAGAAAGATGCCTTGCCGGGCAAGAATGCCTATTGGCCAAAGGGAGGGAATCGCATGTATGCCCGCACGACAGCGCGATCAATCTTCCGGTTTCCGATACTCCCAAGACCCGGGACTGCTGGTACCACTCAGTGCTTTTTCTGGAAGGCCAAAGACACCGAGTTGATGCAGTACCGCATTCCCGTGGGGGCAGGGCCATCGTCGAAAACATGGCCAAGATGGCCACCGCAGCGTGCGCACAGCACTTCCGTGCGCGTCATGAACAGACTGGAGTCCTCGTGGAGCACCACCCCCCCGGGCGTCAGGGGCTGCCAATAGCTGGGCCACCCAGTGCCTGAATCAAACTTGGTCTCCGAGGAGAAGAGCGGTTGGCCGCACGCAGCACAGAGGTATGTGCCCTCCTCGTGGTGATTCCAGTACTTGCCCGTGAAGGCCCGCTCGGTGCCCTTCTCGCGCAGCACGTGAAACTGCTGGGGCGTGAGTTGCTTGCGCCACTCCGCCTCCGTCTTCTTCGCCTCATTCGAAGCACCAGGCTTTGGGGACTCCTGTGCCGCGGTGGGCTTGGATTCGGCCAGGGGCTTTTCAGCCGTTCCCGTGGCAAGCGCGGCCAACGGAACACCGAGCAGGCCTGCCCACCACCCCTTGGATCGTCGGTTCATGCCCAGCAGTACGCGCGAAGACGCTGGAAGGTTACCCACCGGAGAATTTATGGCACCCTCCCCCACCCCTCTCCTTGAAGAGGGAGGAGGAACACATGCCTCGCACTCTCGGTGCCTCCGGGCCCACCGTCTCTCCCTTGGGACTCGGGCTGGCCGCCCTGGGGCGCCCTGGCTACATCACCCTCGGCCATTCGGGAGACATGGGCCTCGACCGCTCCGTGCAGGCGCTGGAACGCCGTGCCCATGCGGTGCTCGATGCGGCGTACGGCGCAGGCGTGCGCTACTTCGACGCGGCGCGCTCCTATGGCCAGGCCGAGGACTTCCTGGCCTCCTGGCTCGACTCGCGCGGACTCAAGCCAGGTGACGTCATCGTGGGCTCCAAGTGGGGCTACACGTACACCGCTGGCTGGAACGTGGACGCCGAACGCCACGAAGTGAAGGACCACTCGCTGGCCGCCTTGCGCCGCCAGTACACCGAGAGCCGCGCACGGCTGGGAGCGCATCTGGGCCTCTACCAGATCCACTCCGCCACCTTCGACAGCGGCGTCCTGGACGACGCTGCCGTGCTGGGAGCACTCGCCAAGCTGCGCGAAGAAGGCACGCGCGTGGGACTCTCGCTCAGTGGCCCCCAGCAAGCCGCGGTGTTGCGGCGCGCGCTGGAGGTACGTGTGGACGGCCAACCCTTGTTCTCCTGTGTGCAGGCCACATGGAATGTGCTCGAGCGCTCCGTAGGCGCTGCCCTCGCCGACGCCCACGCCTGCGGATGGGGCATCATCCTCAAGGAGGCCGTCGCCAATGGGCGGCTTGGCCCCCGTGACGTGGACCCCACCCTTCAGCCCTTTCGCACGCTGGCCACGGAGCAAGGAGCCAGCCCGGATGTGCTCGCCATGGCCGCCGCGTTGGCGCAGCCCTGGACGAGCGTGGTGCTCAGTGGCGCGGCCACCGTGGCGCAGCTCGACAGCCACCTGAGGGCCCTGACACTGCCCTACGGAGCGGCGCTCGACGCACGCCTGCTGGGCATGGAGGAAAACTCGGCGGGGTACTGGGCCACGCGGGGCACCCTGCGGTGGAACTGAGCGGAATCAGGCCCCGTGCCTGGAACAGTTGCGTTTCACGTCCATCCATGATGATGATAATGCGACTCAATATCAATTAGGCCATCCATTCCGGCCCATGAGAATCCATGATGACCCAGACAGAACGGGCACCCCGCCGCGTGCCCTTCGCGATCAAGTTTCGGCTCCTCGAAGTCCTTCGTGTGGCCTTCGTCACCCCCCACATGGTGCGGGTCACCCTTGGAGGCAAGGAGTTGGAGGGCTTTCAAACCCCGGCGGCGGATGACCACGTGAGGCTGATCTTCCCAGCCCCTGGCGAATCCAAGCCCCTGCTTCCCACCCTGGGCCCGAACGGGCCGGTCTTTCCAGAGGGACAACCCCGCCCCGCCTCGCGCGACTACACCCCCCGGCGCTACGACGCCGCGGCGGGTGAGTTGGACATTGATTTCGTGGTGCATGGTTCAGGGCCAGGCACGACCTGGGCCACGCATGCCAAGCCCGGAGACTTCGTCGGCGTGGGGGGCCCCCGCAGTTCGATGATCGTCCCCCAGGACTTCGCCTGGTATCTGCTCGCGGGAGACTCCACCGCGCTGCCCGCCATCGGCCGCTGGCTGGAGGAACTTCCGGCGGGTGCTCACGCCATTGTCTTCATCGAAGTCAGCGATGCCTCCGAGGAGCAGCAGTTCAAGACGGCCG
This genomic window from Stigmatella ashevillena contains:
- a CDS encoding aldo/keto reductase, translated to MPRTLGASGPTVSPLGLGLAALGRPGYITLGHSGDMGLDRSVQALERRAHAVLDAAYGAGVRYFDAARSYGQAEDFLASWLDSRGLKPGDVIVGSKWGYTYTAGWNVDAERHEVKDHSLAALRRQYTESRARLGAHLGLYQIHSATFDSGVLDDAAVLGALAKLREEGTRVGLSLSGPQQAAVLRRALEVRVDGQPLFSCVQATWNVLERSVGAALADAHACGWGIILKEAVANGRLGPRDVDPTLQPFRTLATEQGASPDVLAMAAALAQPWTSVVLSGAATVAQLDSHLRALTLPYGAALDARLLGMEENSAGYWATRGTLRWN
- the msrB gene encoding peptide-methionine (R)-S-oxide reductase MsrB — its product is MNRRSKGWWAGLLGVPLAALATGTAEKPLAESKPTAAQESPKPGASNEAKKTEAEWRKQLTPQQFHVLREKGTERAFTGKYWNHHEEGTYLCAACGQPLFSSETKFDSGTGWPSYWQPLTPGGVVLHEDSSLFMTRTEVLCARCGGHLGHVFDDGPAPTGMRYCINSVSLAFQKKH
- a CDS encoding glycoside hydrolase family 88 protein, which translates into the protein MLGLWCVLGAGAASAFDEVAADRAMLFAQQQLVQTASQIPTNQYPKNSLPNGTWRLISATDLLGWTQGFFPGELWYMYQQTGLATWRMRADAWTRNLEGQKSNMLSHDLGFKFIPSYALAYQLTGDDYYRQVLLTAAGALASRYNPRVGIISCCDWNPDWQLPLVVDTMMNLELLLWGAENGGQAGWRDMAVNHALRTLSDVVRPDGSTFHVADYVRSTGTLRFQGTYQGYSNASTWTRGQAWAVYGYTLVYRYTRDPRMLEAAQKVTDYYLSRLPADGIPPWDFDAPASQMLKDSSAAAAVASALLELTNYVPDASKQSQYWNAAMRMLDSLSSPAYLAAGTNSPGILLHGVGHYPAGQEVDVSLSYGDYYFIEALRRFKQQPIPPSPGIWYSKLSFAEAVHELGVSNSGIRSVEFDVTPLDDSIDGVIGYADSATSVTAYSQLSMLVRLNPNGWFDVFNGTGYAAANTLLYVAHTPYHVRISADLDARQYSVWVRPLGGSEILLADRYAFRATAPPIDDLGKAVLKSGTRDNEFRVANHTVNSVGETWYSRQGFFASLHSLGTGNTGIQTIEFDVRPLRSPIDGVIGYADSSTTVTERSHLAMSLHMSLGGIFEAYNGSGYAAVNRVPYALQSIYHVRMRADIPARTYSIWIRPPGGGEILLADRYAFRVDAPPTDDLGFLSVKSTSNDDYWVANHTVRSATGARLTPLSEVMPLDEDTDGVSQESAVGCSTAPGVGFLAPLGVLLWLRRRRAF
- a CDS encoding siderophore-interacting protein, which encodes MMTQTERAPRRVPFAIKFRLLEVLRVAFVTPHMVRVTLGGKELEGFQTPAADDHVRLIFPAPGESKPLLPTLGPNGPVFPEGQPRPASRDYTPRRYDAAAGELDIDFVVHGSGPGTTWATHAKPGDFVGVGGPRSSMIVPQDFAWYLLAGDSTALPAIGRWLEELPAGAHAIVFIEVSDASEEQQFKTAARVELTWLHRNGAAPGTTNLLEKAIRELTFPPGDHFVWLAGEANTLRPIREHVYNERGTHKKWISATGYWKRNTADHHEPHD